Proteins found in one Halogeometricum rufum genomic segment:
- a CDS encoding pentapeptide repeat-containing protein — protein sequence MTGSDDNHWCTFSFDIDEIGEKYVPPSGSDGWDWDTEEDEVHCTREKWRDDRCIWHAEVTDKPVAELAERLEAEETPVILDKLYLGGADLGDRLSLADVRATKADLTDANLRGADLTNFSAPDAKLSGANLFEATLDGADFSEAEVEGGSLDMRSTSMTGALLTGAVLDGVDLAGADLTDTDFTGASLRGADLAGATLTNANLTETKLGKADGTVRSNLSEATLEGAYLARAVLSGANLSRAKFPSATLLGVDFTDSDLRFADFTEARVGPSTEGGQTKNTNMSGAKLSEAIFSTAEVRDVELGSAESNLYGSKFDGATVRGVNFADDDVRNADFTDARVVNATFSGAKLSKAMFTGATVYRVEDDDSAEQSSGNAATSVAFDDAELVEVDFSNATVRRPNFSGANLSKAVFEGATAPDATFDADSNLAGAKLGGATFTDATLDGASMEFTDCTETDFAGATVGAGTDFAGATMPKVNFWSVNADQRGTTGASIDVNFADVTLSEVNFSHAFLPGATFSGAKLDGATFDGATLVEADLSKADLSDATARGADLSSASLDYATLPGANLRGATLEGTEMLEAKLVQADLGYAKPVGAKLERGDLTEAVLFHADLTDAELPHATLSDADLTEAVATGATFENATCIGTVFRDADLTSAAFQKADLTDADFTGATLTEAKLNEATATGAHFRAADLADAELDKGTGSAGADLTGADLQYAVLTRAEFHDAILAEADLRHAHVSSKADLAEADTTDAKCWYIVWDDGETPDGESSPYEAASEPAADEPPEDEEDYTSAEGTDEETGQA from the coding sequence ATGACGGGGAGCGACGACAACCACTGGTGCACGTTCTCGTTTGACATCGACGAGATAGGCGAAAAGTACGTCCCACCGTCCGGGTCCGACGGTTGGGACTGGGACACAGAGGAAGACGAGGTCCACTGCACCAGAGAGAAGTGGCGCGACGACCGCTGTATCTGGCACGCGGAGGTCACGGATAAGCCGGTCGCGGAACTGGCCGAACGGTTGGAGGCCGAAGAGACGCCGGTCATCCTCGACAAACTGTACCTCGGCGGGGCGGACCTCGGCGACCGACTGTCGCTCGCCGACGTGCGGGCGACGAAGGCGGACCTCACCGACGCGAACCTCCGTGGAGCGGACCTGACGAACTTCAGCGCGCCGGACGCGAAGCTATCGGGTGCGAACCTGTTCGAGGCCACGCTCGACGGTGCGGACTTCTCGGAGGCGGAGGTCGAGGGCGGGTCGCTGGACATGCGGTCGACGTCGATGACGGGGGCGCTTCTCACGGGGGCAGTCCTCGACGGCGTCGACCTCGCGGGCGCAGACCTGACCGACACAGACTTCACCGGCGCGTCGCTGAGAGGTGCGGACCTCGCGGGTGCGACGCTCACGAACGCGAACCTCACCGAGACGAAGTTGGGCAAAGCCGACGGGACGGTGCGCTCGAATCTCTCGGAAGCGACGCTGGAAGGCGCTTACCTCGCGAGAGCCGTCCTCTCGGGGGCCAACCTCTCGAGGGCAAAGTTCCCGTCGGCGACGCTGCTGGGCGTGGATTTCACCGACTCCGACCTCCGGTTCGCCGATTTCACCGAGGCGAGAGTCGGCCCGAGTACGGAGGGCGGTCAGACGAAGAACACGAACATGTCGGGCGCGAAACTGTCGGAGGCCATCTTCTCGACGGCAGAGGTTCGTGACGTCGAACTCGGTTCCGCGGAGTCGAACCTGTACGGGTCGAAGTTCGACGGAGCGACGGTACGAGGCGTGAACTTCGCCGACGACGACGTTCGAAACGCCGACTTCACCGACGCCCGGGTCGTGAACGCGACGTTCTCGGGTGCGAAGCTCTCGAAGGCGATGTTCACAGGTGCGACTGTCTACCGCGTCGAAGACGACGACAGCGCCGAGCAATCGAGTGGGAACGCCGCCACCTCGGTGGCGTTCGACGACGCGGAACTGGTCGAAGTGGACTTCTCGAACGCGACGGTGCGGCGGCCGAACTTCTCGGGGGCCAACCTCTCGAAGGCCGTCTTCGAGGGAGCGACCGCACCGGACGCGACGTTCGACGCCGACTCGAACCTCGCGGGCGCGAAGTTGGGCGGCGCGACGTTCACCGACGCGACGTTGGACGGCGCGTCGATGGAGTTCACCGACTGCACGGAGACCGACTTCGCCGGTGCGACGGTCGGCGCCGGAACCGACTTCGCCGGCGCGACGATGCCGAAGGTGAACTTCTGGAGCGTGAACGCGGACCAACGGGGAACCACGGGCGCGAGCATCGACGTGAACTTCGCCGACGTGACCCTCTCGGAGGTGAACTTCTCGCACGCCTTCCTTCCCGGGGCGACGTTCTCGGGTGCGAAGTTGGACGGCGCGACGTTCGACGGCGCAACGCTGGTCGAGGCGGACCTCTCTAAAGCGGACCTCTCGGATGCCACCGCACGCGGCGCGGACCTCTCGTCGGCGTCACTCGACTACGCGACGCTTCCGGGAGCGAACCTTCGAGGCGCCACTCTCGAAGGGACCGAGATGCTGGAGGCGAAACTCGTGCAAGCCGACCTCGGGTACGCGAAACCCGTCGGTGCAAAACTGGAACGGGGGGACCTCACCGAGGCAGTACTGTTCCACGCCGACCTCACCGACGCCGAACTGCCACACGCGACGCTCTCGGACGCCGACCTCACGGAAGCGGTCGCGACAGGGGCGACGTTCGAGAACGCCACCTGCATCGGCACCGTGTTCAGAGACGCCGACCTCACGAGCGCAGCGTTCCAGAAGGCCGACCTCACCGACGCGGACTTCACCGGGGCGACGCTGACCGAGGCGAAACTGAACGAGGCGACGGCGACGGGCGCACACTTCAGAGCGGCCGACCTCGCCGACGCGGAACTCGACAAGGGAACTGGTTCCGCGGGCGCGGACCTCACCGGTGCGGACCTGCAGTACGCGGTTCTCACGAGGGCGGAGTTCCACGACGCGATTCTCGCCGAAGCGGACCTCAGACACGCTCACGTCTCCTCGAAGGCCGACTTGGCCGAGGCCGACACGACCGACGCGAAGTGTTGGTACATCGTCTGGGACGACGGTGAGACTCCCGACGGCGAGAGTTCACCGTACGAGGCCGCCTCGGAGCCCGCGGCCGATGAACCGCCCGAGGACGAGGAGGACTACACCAGCGCGGAGGGAACCGACGAGGAGACTGGTCAAGCGTAA
- a CDS encoding phage tail protein, whose product MTRDFTVVDTATPGEWEAWTRENVVLTDEGVELARAAAPTFVAPVRRWTEAFASARPIDIDVTATGDEYVLTADGRLFRAVCGSDSFRPVRCEDLRSDGKSPTGLCVAGDSLYVVGTRRVAATDDESTDDGVERLRTVGYVHSLSVHSLQTRWVLSGDEWAADDDAPGTAEGFVEPTRVVNGPDETVYVLDRGSDTDRGFVARVSERAEVNHLVRELRAPVDLAVTADGAIAVLVGGDSEAALFGWYPDGSEPDGDPVELPVASATSIEWLGDGAFVLGVGPDAPSEKTLYRYDPETNAADPLTSYQHSCVRLRRGPWGAVDPQLYAIDGAEGAVWVLDPAETVEIVGGAYVGRLTTRYDFGALDADWYRLALELGTQPPGTRVVLRYAATNADAVPSDPEGGGDGVAEGGVDGPSEDGGGGSEDADGMGDADGPVSICEPSDDADDEPGPVWATADSGYPNHVLVEPNGRRYLWVRLELHGDRFHTPRVDRLKLSVTHDSYLDYLPAIYETDEESADFLARYLTVFEDTYADIDHHVATLTEYFDPESVPSSHLSWLGSWLSVAEDDAWSDWSRRELVAQAPNLFRERGTRRGLRRLLDIFLGGIPIESGAEPPTGAGEEAGVARPAEPRVNGGEGDEAGHGHFVWLLEYWDVADVADADSDCDAAEGSCEALRAERASGDDAESPFDAVLCCPQEFVVLVGPTVDADARAAIRRLVEAQQPAHAVGRTVHLRPWSRLGGHVLLGVNSRLPDPSFTVAESNLGWDSVVGTAESDAELGWQSRLGSDFELS is encoded by the coding sequence ATGACGAGAGACTTCACGGTCGTCGACACGGCGACGCCGGGCGAGTGGGAGGCGTGGACGCGCGAGAACGTCGTCCTGACCGACGAGGGGGTCGAACTCGCGCGTGCGGCGGCACCGACCTTCGTCGCACCGGTTCGAAGATGGACCGAGGCGTTCGCGTCCGCGCGTCCCATCGACATCGACGTGACCGCCACCGGCGACGAGTACGTGCTCACCGCAGACGGACGGTTGTTCCGGGCGGTCTGCGGGAGCGACTCGTTCCGCCCCGTGCGCTGTGAAGACCTGCGGTCCGACGGGAAGTCGCCGACCGGACTCTGCGTCGCCGGTGACAGCCTGTACGTGGTGGGTACCCGCAGGGTAGCGGCGACGGACGACGAATCGACCGACGATGGCGTCGAGCGACTGCGGACGGTCGGGTACGTTCACTCGCTCTCCGTCCACTCGCTGCAGACGCGGTGGGTGCTCTCCGGAGACGAGTGGGCCGCGGACGACGACGCGCCAGGGACGGCCGAGGGGTTCGTCGAGCCGACTCGTGTCGTCAACGGGCCGGACGAAACGGTGTACGTGCTCGACCGCGGGAGCGACACCGACCGCGGCTTCGTCGCTCGGGTGAGCGAACGGGCCGAGGTGAATCACCTCGTGCGGGAACTCCGAGCGCCCGTGGACCTCGCCGTCACCGCCGATGGTGCCATCGCCGTCCTCGTGGGGGGAGACAGCGAGGCCGCACTGTTCGGGTGGTACCCCGACGGGAGCGAACCCGACGGCGACCCCGTCGAACTGCCGGTCGCGAGTGCGACCAGCATCGAGTGGCTCGGCGACGGAGCGTTCGTCCTCGGCGTCGGACCGGACGCGCCGTCCGAGAAGACGCTGTATCGGTACGACCCGGAGACGAACGCGGCCGACCCCCTCACGAGTTACCAGCACAGTTGCGTCCGACTCCGTCGCGGTCCGTGGGGGGCGGTCGACCCGCAGTTGTACGCCATCGACGGGGCCGAGGGGGCCGTCTGGGTCCTCGACCCGGCGGAGACCGTCGAGATAGTCGGCGGAGCGTACGTCGGCCGCCTCACGACCCGCTACGACTTCGGCGCACTCGATGCAGACTGGTACAGGCTCGCTCTGGAACTCGGGACGCAGCCGCCCGGAACGCGGGTCGTCCTCCGCTACGCCGCGACGAACGCCGACGCAGTCCCGAGCGACCCCGAAGGTGGGGGCGACGGAGTCGCGGAAGGTGGCGTCGACGGACCATCCGAAGACGGAGGCGGAGGGAGCGAGGACGCCGACGGGATGGGGGACGCTGACGGCCCCGTGTCCATCTGCGAACCGTCGGACGACGCGGACGACGAACCGGGCCCGGTGTGGGCGACGGCCGACAGCGGGTATCCGAACCACGTACTCGTCGAGCCGAACGGCCGCCGATATCTGTGGGTTCGCCTCGAACTCCACGGCGACCGCTTCCACACGCCCCGAGTCGACCGCCTGAAGCTGTCGGTCACGCACGATTCGTACCTGGACTACCTGCCCGCGATATACGAGACGGACGAAGAGAGCGCCGACTTCTTGGCTCGCTACCTGACGGTGTTCGAGGATACGTACGCCGACATCGACCACCACGTCGCGACGTTGACCGAGTACTTCGACCCCGAGTCGGTGCCGTCGAGTCACCTGTCGTGGTTGGGCAGTTGGCTCAGCGTCGCCGAGGACGACGCGTGGTCGGACTGGTCGAGACGAGAACTCGTCGCACAAGCGCCGAACCTGTTCAGAGAGCGCGGGACGCGGCGAGGACTCCGGAGACTCCTCGACATCTTCCTCGGGGGGATCCCCATCGAATCGGGCGCGGAGCCGCCGACCGGAGCGGGTGAGGAGGCGGGCGTAGCGCGTCCGGCCGAACCACGGGTGAACGGAGGCGAGGGCGACGAGGCGGGGCACGGCCACTTCGTGTGGCTCCTCGAGTACTGGGACGTGGCCGACGTGGCCGACGCCGATTCGGACTGCGACGCCGCCGAAGGGTCGTGTGAGGCGCTGCGAGCAGAGCGCGCGTCCGGCGACGACGCCGAGTCGCCGTTCGACGCGGTGCTCTGTTGTCCGCAGGAGTTCGTCGTCCTCGTGGGGCCGACCGTCGATGCGGACGCCCGAGCGGCGATTCGACGGCTCGTGGAGGCCCAACAGCCGGCACACGCGGTCGGTCGAACCGTCCACCTCAGACCGTGGAGTCGGCTGGGCGGGCACGTCCTCCTCGGCGTCAACAGTCGTCTCCCCGACCCCTCGTTCACCGTCGCGGAGTCGAACCTCGGCTGGGACTCCGTCGTCGGGACCGCCGAATCGGACGCCGAACTCGGCTGGCAGTCCAGACTCGGCAGCGACTTCGAACTCTCCTGA